In Corynebacterium matruchotii, a single genomic region encodes these proteins:
- a CDS encoding HIT family protein: MSSTSNEEYVDRGAGDLDRLERLWAPYRMNYIVDKSDTNGSGNTHTNPFVVIPTLSDEDGLIVARGTYVYCVLNLFPYNSGHMMVVPYREEPNLENLTPAESAELMAFAQAAIRVLKTASRPDACNVGFNLGRSAGGSVAQHLHLHIVPRWNGDSNFMTVISGTKVLPQLLRDTRNLLARTWAELAAADDSFPGAATTGDAHA, from the coding sequence ATGAGCAGCACATCAAATGAGGAATATGTCGATAGAGGAGCGGGCGATCTCGACCGCTTAGAACGCCTCTGGGCGCCCTACCGCATGAACTACATCGTGGACAAAAGCGACACCAATGGTTCGGGAAACACCCACACCAACCCCTTCGTCGTGATCCCCACACTCAGCGACGAAGACGGACTCATCGTCGCCCGCGGCACCTACGTGTACTGCGTACTCAATCTCTTCCCCTACAATTCCGGCCACATGATGGTGGTGCCCTACCGGGAAGAACCCAACCTAGAAAACCTCACCCCGGCGGAATCCGCCGAACTCATGGCCTTTGCCCAGGCCGCCATCCGGGTGCTGAAAACCGCCTCCCGGCCCGACGCCTGCAACGTCGGATTCAACCTGGGTCGCTCCGCCGGCGGCTCCGTCGCCCAACATCTCCACCTGCACATCGTGCCCCGGTGGAACGGCGACAGCAACTTCATGACCGTCATCAGCGGCACAAAAGTGCTGCCACAACTCCTGCGGGACACCCGCAACCTCCTCGCCCGAACCTGGGCCGAGCTGGCCGCCGCCGACGATTCCTTCCCCGGTGCAGCCACCACGGGAGATGCTCATGCTTAG
- the pgsA gene encoding phosphatidylinositol phosphate synthase encodes MLSVSGRKPASVVIEPIARTLTRLGLSPNTVTVAGTCITIAIVVTLIPLNHLVWAAIFSAIFSALDMVDGTMARMRGAGTQFGATLDATCDRLTDGALFGAITWWLIYTYHAHPSLIIASFVVLVTSQVISYVKARGEASGFTMVGGLIERPERLILALGGIGLTGLGVPYAIDIALWVLAVGSVYTVIQRLLMAAHSQEATQPSKPPAGAREFPHS; translated from the coding sequence ATGCTTAGCGTCAGCGGCCGAAAACCAGCCTCCGTAGTGATCGAACCCATCGCCCGAACCCTCACCCGATTAGGGCTCAGCCCCAACACCGTGACCGTGGCCGGCACCTGCATCACCATCGCCATTGTGGTGACATTGATACCGCTCAACCACCTGGTGTGGGCGGCCATCTTCTCCGCAATATTCAGCGCCCTCGACATGGTGGACGGCACCATGGCCCGCATGCGGGGTGCCGGCACCCAATTCGGCGCCACCCTCGACGCTACCTGCGACCGACTCACCGACGGTGCCCTCTTCGGGGCAATCACCTGGTGGCTGATCTACACCTACCACGCCCACCCCAGCTTGATCATCGCCAGCTTCGTGGTCCTAGTGACCTCCCAAGTGATTTCCTACGTGAAGGCCCGCGGCGAAGCCTCCGGCTTCACCATGGTCGGCGGGCTCATCGAACGCCCCGAACGACTCATCCTCGCCCTGGGCGGCATCGGCCTCACCGGCCTGGGGGTGCCCTACGCTATCGATATAGCCCTATGGGTACTCGCCGTGGGCAGCGTGTACACCGTGATCCAACGGCTTCTCATGGCCGCCCACAGCCAAGAGGCGACACAACCAAGCAAACCGCCCGCCGGGGCGCGAGAATTCCCCCACAGCTAA
- a CDS encoding phosphatidylinositol mannoside acyltransferase: MPNVFTTEWLSAQAYLMGWKIVGRLPLPLTAALCTRVADYASDDGKGMNQLRKNLSRVVGPENVTRTLVRDAMRSYARYWLEAFRLPQIAGDPGVVKRIDDRLVGKTHLDAAVAAPTGTILVLPHSGNWDMAGMYFAATYGTFTTVAERLKPEILFDAFVDFRTTLGFRVIPHIPAPGSPPVMEQLADVLTAGGTICLLGDRDLKGTGVPVTFFGEETTMPTGAARLAQETGASLHVVHSWFEGTTAHPEWGLSVSAPLPTGDIVATVRAQAAIMERNIAAHPADWHLLQPFWSADRKPA; this comes from the coding sequence ATGCCCAATGTTTTCACCACCGAATGGTTATCCGCCCAAGCCTATCTCATGGGCTGGAAAATAGTGGGGCGACTCCCGCTCCCACTCACCGCCGCCCTCTGCACCCGCGTCGCCGACTACGCCAGCGATGACGGCAAGGGAATGAACCAGCTTCGCAAAAACCTGAGCCGGGTTGTTGGCCCCGAAAACGTCACCCGCACCCTGGTGCGGGACGCCATGCGCTCCTACGCCCGTTATTGGCTGGAGGCCTTCCGGCTGCCCCAAATCGCCGGCGACCCGGGCGTCGTCAAGCGCATCGACGACCGCCTGGTGGGCAAAACCCACCTCGATGCCGCGGTGGCCGCCCCCACCGGAACCATCTTGGTGCTCCCGCACAGCGGAAACTGGGACATGGCCGGCATGTATTTCGCCGCCACTTACGGCACCTTCACTACCGTGGCGGAACGACTCAAACCCGAAATCCTGTTCGACGCTTTCGTGGATTTCCGCACCACCTTAGGGTTTAGGGTCATCCCCCACATTCCCGCGCCGGGTTCCCCGCCCGTCATGGAGCAGCTCGCCGACGTGCTCACCGCCGGCGGCACCATTTGTTTGCTGGGGGACAGGGATCTGAAAGGCACTGGCGTGCCCGTCACGTTCTTCGGCGAGGAAACCACCATGCCTACCGGTGCGGCCCGGCTCGCCCAGGAGACCGGGGCGTCGTTGCACGTGGTGCATTCCTGGTTCGAGGGCACCACCGCTCACCCGGAATGGGGGCTGAGCGTTTCCGCCCCCCTGCCCACCGGCGACATTGTCGCAACCGTTCGCGCGCAGGCGGCAATCATGGAGCGGAACATTGCGGCGCACCCCGCCGATTGGCATCTTTTGCAACCCTTCTGGTCGGCCGATCGCAAACCTGCGTAA
- a CDS encoding glycosyltransferase family 4 protein — protein sequence MRIGLVCPYSFDEPGGVQAHILDLATHLIGQGHFVRVIGPCGDDTEVPDFVVRGGTSVPISYNGSVARLSFGPRTFTKIREFIIAGHFDVLHIHEPNSPSFSLAALQVAEGPIVATYHASATGSKLLKLVLPLLRPRLEKIRGGIAVSEMARRWQVEQLGGDPVLIPNGVDTQAFARGVVPPVPGRPPELVFLGRLDEPRKGLDILLAALSGLDRGVTVTVMGGGSPRNAPGVNFVGRVSDDEKIAILDRADIYIAPNTGGESFGIVLVEAMAARCAVVASDLEAFAAVCDVESDNPAGLLFRTGDVDDLRAKLRQLIDDPGQRAKLVEAGSRRATLYDWDHVAAEVVRVYETVADGTTVTVD from the coding sequence ATGCGCATAGGTTTGGTGTGTCCCTACTCCTTCGATGAACCCGGGGGAGTCCAGGCCCACATTCTGGACCTAGCCACCCACCTCATTGGCCAAGGCCATTTTGTGCGCGTCATTGGCCCCTGCGGCGATGACACCGAGGTCCCCGACTTTGTGGTCCGTGGCGGCACGAGTGTTCCCATCTCCTATAACGGCTCTGTCGCCCGCCTTTCGTTTGGTCCCCGGACCTTTACGAAGATCCGGGAATTTATCATCGCCGGGCATTTTGATGTGCTGCACATTCACGAACCGAATTCGCCCAGTTTTTCCCTCGCCGCCCTCCAAGTGGCGGAGGGGCCGATCGTGGCCACCTATCATGCATCGGCGACCGGTTCGAAACTGCTGAAACTGGTTTTGCCGCTGCTGCGTCCCCGCCTGGAGAAAATCCGGGGCGGCATTGCCGTGAGCGAAATGGCCCGCCGGTGGCAGGTCGAACAGTTAGGCGGTGACCCGGTGCTCATCCCCAATGGCGTTGATACCCAGGCGTTTGCCCGGGGCGTGGTCCCGCCGGTGCCGGGGCGGCCCCCGGAGTTGGTGTTTCTGGGCCGGCTGGACGAGCCCCGCAAAGGGTTGGATATTTTATTGGCCGCCCTGAGCGGGTTGGATCGTGGGGTGACGGTCACCGTCATGGGTGGTGGCAGTCCCCGAAACGCGCCCGGCGTGAATTTTGTGGGCCGCGTGAGCGATGACGAAAAGATTGCCATTTTAGACCGTGCCGACATCTATATTGCCCCTAACACCGGGGGCGAAAGCTTCGGCATTGTGCTTGTGGAGGCCATGGCCGCCCGCTGTGCCGTTGTGGCCAGTGACTTGGAGGCTTTTGCCGCCGTGTGCGATGTGGAATCCGATAATCCCGCCGGCCTACTCTTCCGCACCGGTGATGTTGATGATTTGCGGGCGAAACTCCGGCAGCTCATCGACGACCCCGGTCAGCGGGCGAAACTGGTCGAAGCCGGATCTCGGCGCGCCACACTCTATGACTGGGATCATGTGGCCGCCGAGGTAGTACGAGTGTACGAAACAGTGGCCGATGGAACCACGGTCACCGTTGACTAG
- a CDS encoding glycosyltransferase 87 family protein encodes MHHKFYQGSIDKGSLDFTMTPAATPPPSSLAFSQSQLRPADRVGLWVWWFACHLILLGVLATTEIPEGDIRYYFSSLRGEFPDGLTEYPAIGTWPAHVVFWFSHRSTEHYLAMFGGFCMVIDGLFFVLLLNSGAARSRKSQILAAGFWAVFAVCTGHVSVQRLDLVPAVLVGVAALLLFYYPRISSALLGTATMIKLWPGVLAIGLVRGYKRKATYWCIAVFVGTIIGLSALVAMISGVQRLLSPFTYQGVRGLQIESIAATPMIVRGAFGAAAEYSVTYAASKSYEITGPGVDAAIMVTNVLMFATLVFAVAWALRGFVKDTWSPDGSLIMWVTLIFMLLVANKVFSPQYILWLGPIMAVVLLRTNGSKYPLALAWLMLLMAVLGQIVYPYYYDDVVHPGTGTLGVIGLAIRNGLMVVSMIVSLMWAISHRPAANAQANA; translated from the coding sequence ATGCACCATAAGTTCTACCAAGGATCGATTGATAAGGGCTCGTTAGATTTCACCATGACTCCTGCTGCTACCCCACCACCATCATCGCTAGCATTCTCCCAGTCGCAGTTACGCCCCGCCGACCGGGTGGGACTGTGGGTGTGGTGGTTCGCCTGCCACCTCATTCTCCTGGGGGTTCTCGCCACCACTGAAATACCCGAGGGGGACATCCGCTACTATTTTTCATCGCTCAGAGGCGAGTTTCCCGACGGTCTGACGGAGTACCCAGCAATAGGCACCTGGCCGGCGCATGTGGTGTTTTGGTTTAGCCACCGCAGCACCGAACACTATCTTGCAATGTTCGGCGGATTTTGCATGGTTATTGATGGCCTGTTTTTCGTGCTGCTACTCAACAGTGGTGCGGCCAGATCCCGGAAATCCCAAATCCTGGCTGCCGGGTTTTGGGCGGTGTTCGCGGTATGCACCGGGCACGTTTCGGTGCAACGACTCGACCTGGTTCCCGCAGTGCTGGTGGGGGTGGCCGCCCTGTTGTTGTTCTACTATCCGCGAATCAGCTCGGCGCTACTGGGAACAGCAACCATGATTAAGCTGTGGCCGGGGGTACTGGCCATCGGCCTGGTGCGCGGCTACAAACGAAAAGCAACCTATTGGTGCATTGCGGTATTCGTGGGCACAATCATCGGATTGTCAGCCCTCGTAGCAATGATCAGCGGGGTGCAACGCCTACTATCACCCTTCACCTATCAGGGAGTGCGAGGGCTACAAATCGAGTCGATTGCCGCAACCCCCATGATTGTTCGAGGCGCATTCGGGGCGGCCGCCGAATATTCGGTGACATATGCGGCGTCGAAAAGCTACGAGATTACCGGGCCTGGGGTGGATGCCGCAATCATGGTGACCAATGTGCTCATGTTCGCCACCCTAGTGTTCGCCGTGGCGTGGGCGCTGCGAGGGTTTGTGAAAGACACGTGGTCGCCGGACGGGTCGCTGATCATGTGGGTGACGTTGATTTTCATGCTGCTCGTGGCCAATAAGGTGTTTTCGCCACAATATATTCTGTGGCTAGGACCCATCATGGCGGTGGTGTTACTGCGGACGAACGGGTCGAAATACCCGCTGGCGCTGGCCTGGTTGATGCTGCTCATGGCGGTGCTAGGGCAGATCGTGTATCCCTATTATTACGACGACGTGGTGCACCCGGGCACGGGGACGCTAGGGGTCATTGGGTTGGCGATTCGGAACGGGTTGATGGTGGTGTCCATGATTGTGTCACTCATGTGGGCCATCAGCCACCGGCCGGCAGCCAATGCCCAAGCCAACGCCTAG
- a CDS encoding acyl-CoA thioesterase has protein sequence MTHPTDHPAGHQETHQPKIAAILDIEQLDRYIFRGPVIPTTFIRTFGGQVAAQALAAAIRTTTADRSVHSLHAYFVRPGDATTPVIFQIDPIKEGGSFTSRHVTAIQDGIPIFSMQCSFHRRADTGIEHSDDMRAVPNPDDIPPTDTAALPPSSRALLAEWTDWEIRRVPADRYDHNPYTNSQQLVWFKTKNRLPDDETTHLCTLTYMSDMTLLHTALVPHPNHPVQLASLDHAIWFLRPFRADEWLLYDQISPSAHAGRALTHGRVFNQAGDLVASVTQEGLTRDLRTGQQSVPLKNLAPGQQ, from the coding sequence ATGACCCATCCCACCGATCATCCCGCCGGCCATCAGGAAACCCACCAGCCGAAAATTGCGGCCATTCTCGACATTGAACAACTCGACCGCTATATTTTCCGCGGCCCCGTCATCCCTACTACCTTTATCCGCACCTTCGGTGGCCAGGTTGCGGCCCAGGCCCTCGCCGCCGCCATCCGTACCACCACAGCCGACAGGAGTGTCCACTCCCTTCACGCATATTTTGTGCGCCCTGGTGACGCCACCACACCGGTCATATTCCAGATCGACCCCATTAAGGAAGGTGGGTCGTTCACCTCCCGGCACGTTACCGCCATCCAGGATGGTATCCCCATTTTCAGCATGCAATGCTCTTTCCACCGCCGCGCAGACACCGGAATCGAACACTCGGATGACATGCGGGCCGTCCCGAACCCCGACGATATTCCTCCCACCGACACTGCCGCGTTGCCGCCCAGTTCCCGCGCTTTGCTTGCTGAATGGACCGACTGGGAGATCCGTCGGGTTCCCGCCGACCGCTACGACCACAACCCTTATACCAACAGCCAACAGCTCGTGTGGTTCAAAACGAAAAACCGGCTTCCTGACGATGAAACCACCCACCTGTGCACCCTGACCTACATGTCCGACATGACTCTGTTGCACACCGCCCTGGTGCCTCACCCCAACCATCCGGTCCAATTAGCTTCCCTCGACCATGCCATATGGTTTCTGCGGCCGTTCCGGGCTGACGAATGGTTACTGTACGACCAAATTTCTCCCTCCGCCCACGCCGGCCGGGCGCTCACCCACGGTCGAGTTTTCAACCAGGCCGGTGACCTGGTGGCCAGCGTCACCCAGGAAGGATTAACCCGGGATTTGCGCACCGGACAGCAGTCGGTGCCGCTGAAAAACCTCGCCCCAGGGCAGCAATAA
- a CDS encoding YebC/PmpR family DNA-binding transcriptional regulator, whose translation MSGHSKWATTKHKKAANDAKRGKEFARLIKNIEVAARTGGGDPAANPTLDDMIRKAKKASVPNDNIERARKRGSGEEAGGADWQTIMYEGYGPNGVAILIECLTDNRNRAATEVRTAMTKNGGNMAESGAVSYMFTRKGVVSVLKGDLSEDDVLLAVLEAGAEEVNEIGDRFEIVSAPSDLAAIKAALVDASIEVDDSEQDFRASVEVPLELADAKKIFRLIDALEESDDVQNVYTNMDLSAEVLAALDAE comes from the coding sequence ATGTCAGGCCATTCAAAATGGGCAACCACAAAACACAAAAAAGCCGCAAATGATGCCAAGCGTGGCAAAGAATTTGCCCGGCTGATTAAAAACATTGAGGTTGCGGCCCGAACCGGCGGTGGGGATCCAGCGGCCAACCCCACGCTGGATGACATGATCCGCAAAGCCAAAAAAGCCTCCGTCCCCAATGACAATATTGAACGCGCCCGCAAACGTGGCTCCGGTGAAGAGGCCGGCGGCGCCGACTGGCAAACCATCATGTACGAAGGCTATGGTCCCAACGGGGTGGCCATTCTCATTGAATGTCTTACCGACAACCGCAACCGGGCTGCCACCGAAGTGCGCACCGCCATGACGAAGAACGGCGGTAACATGGCCGAATCTGGTGCCGTGAGCTACATGTTCACCCGCAAGGGCGTGGTTTCTGTGCTTAAAGGGGACCTCAGCGAAGACGACGTGCTCCTCGCCGTCCTAGAGGCCGGTGCCGAAGAAGTCAACGAAATAGGCGACCGGTTCGAAATCGTGTCCGCTCCAAGCGACCTTGCCGCGATCAAGGCGGCGCTTGTCGACGCCAGCATCGAGGTCGACGACTCCGAACAAGACTTCCGCGCCTCCGTCGAAGTTCCCCTGGAACTCGCCGACGCGAAAAAAATCTTCCGACTCATCGACGCCCTCGAAGAATCCGACGATGTGCAAAACGTCTACACCAACATGGATCTTTCCGCCGAAGTGCTAGCAGCCCTCGACGCCGAATAA
- the ruvC gene encoding crossover junction endodeoxyribonuclease RuvC — MPVVSIEGMRVMGIDPGLTRCGLSVVQAGRGRSVIPVAVGVVRTPSDSDIAHRLLELSEAANDWLDQYQPDVVAIERIFERGNVSTVMNTAHGVGVLMLAAAQRGIDVHLYTPSEVKKAISGNGRADKKQMTAMITRILGLTEAPKPADAADALALAVCHCWRAPLLITNREAEARAQAQSRHQRGILGQAKQAHHSKHPTTPEELRAQLQTQHLNPRGAWRR, encoded by the coding sequence ATGCCAGTGGTCTCTATCGAAGGAATGCGCGTCATGGGGATCGACCCCGGACTGACCCGTTGCGGCCTCTCCGTCGTCCAAGCCGGCAGAGGCCGCTCTGTCATTCCCGTGGCCGTCGGCGTGGTCCGCACCCCCTCCGACTCCGATATCGCCCACCGGCTCCTAGAACTCAGCGAAGCCGCCAACGACTGGCTTGACCAATACCAACCCGACGTCGTAGCAATCGAACGCATATTTGAACGCGGTAATGTGTCCACCGTCATGAACACCGCCCACGGCGTGGGTGTCCTCATGCTCGCCGCCGCCCAACGCGGCATCGACGTCCACCTCTACACCCCCAGCGAAGTCAAAAAAGCCATCAGCGGAAACGGCCGGGCGGACAAGAAACAAATGACCGCCATGATTACCCGCATCCTTGGGCTTACCGAAGCCCCCAAACCTGCCGACGCCGCCGACGCCCTGGCGCTCGCCGTCTGCCACTGCTGGCGGGCTCCACTCCTCATCACCAACCGGGAAGCCGAGGCCCGCGCCCAGGCCCAATCCCGCCACCAACGCGGAATCCTGGGCCAAGCAAAACAAGCCCACCACAGCAAACACCCCACCACCCCGGAAGAACTCCGAGCCCAACTCCAAACACAACACCTCAACCCCCGCGGCGCCTGGCGTCGATAA
- the ruvA gene encoding Holliday junction branch migration protein RuvA, with protein MIVSLRGTVIDITAHHAVIECAGVGYQVLATPTTLGHLTRGAETFILITMIVREESQTLYGFLDAATRDMFATLQTVSGLGPKLALAAQSVYTTPELAHAITHGDTKTLQKIPGVGKRMAERMVVDLKDKVATYAAPETPTTAAVPHTDTYEQVLEALASLGFAEKTAEPVLTTVLAADPTLTTPAALRASLNLLGKQ; from the coding sequence ATGATCGTCTCACTACGCGGAACCGTCATCGACATCACCGCCCACCATGCCGTCATCGAATGCGCCGGCGTCGGCTACCAAGTCCTCGCCACCCCCACCACCCTCGGGCACCTCACCCGCGGCGCCGAAACCTTCATCCTCATCACCATGATCGTCAGGGAAGAATCCCAAACCCTCTACGGATTCCTCGACGCTGCCACCCGCGACATGTTCGCCACCCTCCAAACCGTCTCCGGGTTGGGTCCCAAGCTCGCCCTCGCCGCCCAATCCGTCTACACCACCCCGGAACTCGCCCACGCCATCACCCACGGCGACACCAAAACCCTCCAAAAAATCCCCGGGGTAGGCAAACGCATGGCCGAAAGAATGGTCGTTGACCTCAAAGACAAAGTCGCCACCTACGCCGCCCCGGAAACCCCCACCACCGCCGCCGTCCCGCACACCGACACCTACGAACAAGTGCTCGAAGCCCTCGCCAGCCTCGGATTCGCCGAAAAAACCGCCGAACCCGTTCTCACCACCGTTCTTGCCGCCGACCCCACCCTCACCACCCCGGCCGCCCTACGCGCCAGCCTGAACCTCCTCGGCAAACAATAA
- the ruvB gene encoding Holliday junction branch migration DNA helicase RuvB — translation MANVEKTEFNLAGPSGPTGGTPPTDPATARRGTINPHALNTETDIETTLRPRSLAEFIGQPKVRDQLNLVLTGAKNRNVTPDHVLLSGPPGLGKTTMAMIIAYEMGTSLRMTSGPALERTGDLAAMLSNLMEGDVLFIDEIHRMARPAEEMLYMAMEDFRIDVIVGKGPGATSIPLELAPFTLVGATTRSGMLTGPLRDRFGFTAQMEFYDTPDLTQVVSRAAKIIGVGIDPDAAVEIASRSRGTPRIANRLLRRVRDYADVHGTGHIDLQAVRAALIVFDVDAMGLDRLDRAVLTALIKGHGGGPVGVSTLAIAVGEEASTVEEVCEPYLVRAGMITRTGRGRVATAAAWRHLGLEPPEGTIGS, via the coding sequence ATGGCAAACGTAGAAAAAACCGAATTCAACCTGGCCGGCCCCTCCGGACCCACTGGCGGCACGCCCCCCACCGACCCTGCCACCGCCCGTAGGGGCACCATCAACCCCCACGCCCTCAACACCGAAACCGACATCGAAACCACCCTCCGGCCTCGCAGCCTCGCCGAATTCATTGGCCAACCCAAAGTGCGCGACCAACTCAACCTGGTTCTCACGGGGGCGAAAAACCGCAACGTCACCCCCGACCATGTGCTCCTCTCCGGGCCACCCGGACTCGGCAAAACCACCATGGCCATGATTATCGCCTACGAAATGGGCACCAGCCTCCGCATGACCTCCGGGCCCGCCCTCGAACGCACCGGTGACCTTGCCGCCATGCTCTCTAACCTCATGGAAGGCGATGTCCTGTTCATCGACGAAATCCACCGCATGGCCCGCCCCGCCGAAGAAATGCTCTACATGGCCATGGAAGACTTCCGCATCGACGTCATCGTTGGCAAGGGACCCGGCGCCACCTCTATCCCCCTCGAACTCGCCCCCTTCACCCTGGTCGGCGCCACCACCCGATCCGGTATGCTCACCGGCCCCCTCCGTGACCGGTTCGGCTTCACCGCCCAAATGGAATTCTATGACACCCCCGACCTCACCCAGGTTGTGAGCCGTGCCGCCAAAATCATTGGGGTGGGTATCGACCCTGATGCCGCCGTCGAAATCGCCTCTCGCTCCCGAGGCACACCCCGCATCGCCAACCGGCTGCTCCGCCGCGTCCGCGACTACGCCGACGTTCACGGCACCGGCCACATCGACCTCCAGGCCGTCCGCGCCGCCCTCATCGTGTTCGACGTGGACGCCATGGGCCTCGACCGGCTCGACCGCGCCGTCCTCACCGCCCTCATCAAAGGCCACGGCGGCGGCCCAGTCGGAGTATCCACCCTCGCCATCGCTGTCGGCGAAGAAGCCTCCACCGTGGAAGAGGTTTGCGAACCCTACCTGGTGCGGGCCGGTATGATAACTCGCACCGGCCGGGGCCGGGTCGCCACCGCCGCCGCCTGGCGGCATCTTGGGCTCGAACCACCCGAAGGCACCATAGGAAGTTAG
- the yajC gene encoding preprotein translocase subunit YajC — MDFSIILLILILLVLMIPSLIIQRKQRRHLDTIRQLQENLIIGDVIITTAGLHAIIRGITDTTVELETSPGVVSTWEKHVVIKNLTQEKKTQPAADAEPEQQPVGELPEGEQPAAEKPADDPDRAS; from the coding sequence ATGGATTTCTCAATCATTTTGTTGATACTCATTCTCCTCGTGCTGATGATCCCCAGCCTCATCATCCAACGCAAACAGCGTCGCCACCTCGATACCATCCGCCAGCTTCAAGAAAACCTCATAATCGGCGATGTGATTATCACCACTGCTGGGTTGCATGCCATCATCCGTGGTATCACGGATACCACCGTGGAGTTGGAAACCTCGCCGGGCGTGGTTTCGACGTGGGAGAAACACGTCGTGATTAAGAACCTCACCCAAGAGAAAAAGACCCAACCAGCGGCGGATGCGGAGCCAGAGCAACAACCTGTGGGGGAGTTGCCGGAAGGGGAGCAGCCGGCAGCCGAAAAGCCGGCGGATGATCCCGATAGGGCGTCGTAA